The DNA window GACCATCGCCGTCCAAATCGTATAACCGTTCTCAATCGCCCGCAGCTGCTCCAGTTTCTCAATCTGCTCCAGAGCACCGGGCGGCAGTTTCGTAAAGGTCATCAAAAACGACTTTCGATAGGCATAAAGCCCCAAATGCCGTTTGTACTGCTCCACCGCTCCAACCCCCCCGTTTGACCGGTCATACGGAATCACCGAGCGGGAAAAATACACCGCCCGCCCCTTCGCATCCGTCACACACTTGACAATATTCGGGTCCGACACCTGCCGGGCCGTTTCAAACGGCGCCAGCAGCGTCGCCATATCCGCCTCCGGATGGTCCGCCAATAATTGAGCCGCCCGCCGCAGATACTCCGGATTGATTTCCGGCTCATCCGCCTGAAGGTTCACCACAATCTCGCAGTCCAATCCGCCGACCGCCTCGGCAATCCGGTCCGTACCG is part of the Anaerohalosphaeraceae bacterium genome and encodes:
- the kdsB gene encoding 3-deoxy-manno-octulosonate cytidylyltransferase, translated to MKAVIVIPARYGSSRLEGKVLAKKTGKYLVQHTYEQALKSRFAQQVLIATDDERVMQACREFGAPCVMTRSDHPSGTDRIAEAVGGLDCEIVVNLQADEPEINPEYLRRAAQLLADHPEADMATLLAPFETARQVSDPNIVKCVTDAKGRAVYFSRSVIPYDRSNGGVGAVEQYKRHLGLYAYRKSFLMTFTKLPPGALEQIEKLEQLRAIENGYTIWTAMVEKAWDGIDTAAQYEEFVKRVLSR